One Chryseobacterium sp. StRB126 genomic region harbors:
- a CDS encoding PepSY-associated TM helix domain-containing protein, with product MQETAKKKSKGTFKKYILKAHLWLGLLSGIIVLIVSLSGAFFVFNEDITAALRKEDIFHGEKDIQHKKPIPLHELKDLVNAQLKNEIVKTDEVTIPIDPARSYQFGLIKGNPDGWHHFNSIIVYKNVYVNQYTGKVLAIYDVKNNPFFICMALHRSLLLSDKVGGTIVGVATIIFVVMLITGIILWWPKNKKMRKQRLWFQWEKVKGWRRKNYDVHNILGFYASFLAIIVAITGIMYSFRITQIWVYVLLNGFSSATPDFSKYKTTAPESVETVTTIDRIVEQVKIHYPEAYSFGVDLEDHAQADHKHENLSIWIKEKEFTYAESSMMIFDEHSGKLLFNRPHENKPMAERATDATYDLHVGAFFGMPGKILAFIMSLFCASLPVTGFMIWWGRKNKKKTTT from the coding sequence ATGCAAGAAACTGCTAAGAAGAAATCCAAAGGTACCTTCAAAAAATATATTCTGAAAGCTCATTTGTGGCTAGGTCTGCTTTCCGGTATTATTGTTTTAATTGTTTCTTTATCAGGTGCATTTTTTGTTTTTAATGAAGATATTACTGCTGCATTACGTAAGGAAGACATCTTTCATGGGGAGAAAGATATTCAGCATAAGAAGCCTATTCCTTTGCATGAGTTAAAAGATCTCGTTAATGCCCAGCTGAAAAATGAAATCGTAAAAACAGATGAAGTGACCATTCCTATAGATCCTGCCCGTTCTTACCAATTCGGACTGATTAAGGGTAACCCTGATGGCTGGCATCACTTCAATAGCATTATTGTCTATAAAAATGTGTATGTAAACCAATATACCGGAAAGGTACTTGCCATATATGATGTAAAAAACAATCCTTTTTTTATCTGTATGGCTCTGCACCGTTCCTTGCTGCTGAGTGATAAAGTGGGTGGCACTATTGTAGGAGTAGCTACAATTATTTTTGTAGTAATGCTGATTACTGGTATTATCTTATGGTGGCCGAAGAATAAAAAGATGCGTAAACAACGCTTATGGTTTCAATGGGAGAAAGTAAAAGGCTGGAGACGTAAGAACTACGATGTACATAACATTCTTGGTTTTTATGCTTCCTTTCTGGCCATTATTGTAGCTATTACAGGGATTATGTATTCGTTCCGTATTACTCAAATATGGGTGTATGTATTACTTAATGGCTTTTCCTCTGCTACACCGGATTTCAGTAAATATAAAACAACAGCTCCGGAATCGGTAGAAACTGTAACAACCATAGACCGTATTGTTGAACAGGTGAAAATTCATTATCCTGAAGCCTATTCCTTTGGGGTTGATCTGGAAGACCATGCCCAAGCAGACCATAAACACGAGAATTTAAGCATTTGGATTAAAGAAAAAGAATTTACTTATGCCGAATCTTCCATGATGATTTTTGATGAACATTCAGGAAAGCTGCTGTTTAACCGTCCACACGAAAACAAGCCTATGGCTGAAAGAGCTACAGATGCTACCTATGATTTACATGTAGGAGCCTTCTTTGGAATGCCCGGAAAAATACTGGCTTTTATCATGAGTTTATTCTGTGCTTCATTGCCGGTAACCGGATTTATGATCTGGTGGGGCAGAAAAAATAAAAAGAAAACAACAACCTAA
- a CDS encoding GNAT family N-acetyltransferase: MNYMIKKASLEDLNETAELFNLYRIFYRQESDLEKGKAFLKERFLNSESDIFLAWIDGKAVGFVQLYKLFHYTKLQKQWLLSDLFVHPDYRGKGLSVALIDRSKQWCEETGACGLMLETEKTNEIGNTLYPRCGFEYDGLHNYYHWWK, translated from the coding sequence ATGAATTACATGATTAAAAAAGCAAGTCTCGAAGATCTTAATGAAACTGCAGAATTGTTTAATCTTTATCGTATTTTTTACAGACAGGAATCTGATCTAGAAAAAGGAAAAGCATTTCTTAAAGAAAGATTTCTGAATAGTGAGTCAGATATCTTCCTTGCATGGATAGATGGAAAAGCAGTGGGATTTGTACAACTTTACAAACTGTTCCATTATACTAAATTACAAAAACAATGGCTGCTGAGCGACTTATTTGTACACCCTGATTATAGAGGAAAAGGACTTTCAGTAGCATTAATTGATCGAAGCAAACAATGGTGTGAGGAAACAGGAGCTTGCGGACTAATGCTTGAAACTGAGAAAACCAATGAAATCGGGAATACACTATATCCTCGTTGTGGATTTGAATATGACGGATTACACAATTACTACCACTGGTGGAAATAG
- a CDS encoding 2OG-Fe(II) oxygenase, translating to MTDLLQRIENTDWQSITESMHKNGYAILPNLLSNDECNQLVSDYDQPEGYRKTVVMARHRFGLGEYKYFNYPLPELLQTLRTNIYPHLAPIANTWFKALNIDTSFPLEHQIFLQQCHANNQRKTTVLILKYGEGGFNTLHQDLYGELYFPIQIVLMLSESEHEFTGGEFVLTQQIPRAQSKVLVLKPKKGDVLIFTTNFKPEKGTKGYYRINMKHGVSEVKTGKRYALGIIFHDAEN from the coding sequence ATGACAGATCTACTCCAAAGAATTGAAAATACAGATTGGCAGTCTATTACAGAATCTATGCATAAAAACGGATATGCCATTCTTCCCAATCTGTTATCAAATGATGAATGTAATCAATTGGTCTCCGATTATGATCAACCTGAAGGCTATCGCAAAACTGTTGTAATGGCGCGGCATCGTTTCGGCCTAGGTGAATATAAATATTTTAATTATCCACTGCCGGAATTACTTCAGACCCTACGAACCAATATTTATCCGCATCTTGCTCCAATTGCTAACACGTGGTTCAAAGCTTTAAATATTGATACATCTTTCCCATTAGAGCATCAGATTTTTTTACAGCAATGCCATGCTAACAATCAACGAAAAACCACTGTTTTGATTTTGAAATATGGAGAAGGAGGCTTCAATACTTTACATCAGGATTTATACGGCGAGCTTTATTTTCCCATCCAGATCGTATTGATGCTTAGCGAGTCTGAACATGAATTTACAGGTGGTGAGTTTGTCCTTACCCAGCAGATTCCAAGAGCACAATCCAAAGTCCTTGTTTTAAAACCTAAAAAAGGAGATGTTCTTATATTTACCACCAATTTTAAACCTGAAAAAGGAACAAAAGGATATTACAGGATAAACATGAAACATGGTGTAAGTGAAGTGAAAACAGGAAAACGTTATGCCTTGGGAATTATTTTCCATGATGCGGAAAACTAG
- a CDS encoding Ada metal-binding domain-containing protein, with protein MMLHLQLSDSELRSKIRKRELRLGGNKNLKIYGLLDCRSGKRMKRDNRIFFTDESEALQNGYRPCAHCMRDEYQQWKLQQIYHLK; from the coding sequence ATGATGCTACACTTACAACTCTCAGATTCTGAACTAAGAAGTAAAATCCGAAAACGAGAACTTCGTTTGGGTGGAAATAAAAACCTGAAAATCTACGGATTGCTTGACTGTAGATCAGGAAAAAGAATGAAAAGAGACAACCGAATCTTTTTTACTGATGAATCTGAAGCTTTACAAAATGGGTATCGTCCCTGTGCTCATTGTATGAGAGATGAATATCAGCAGTGGAAATTACAGCAAATTTATCATTTAAAATAA
- a CDS encoding class I SAM-dependent methyltransferase, producing MNPENNYIEINKNSWNNRTESHLKSEFYDVDGFLKGKNSLNDIELNLLGDLKGKSVLHLQCHFGQDTISLSRLGAEVTGIDLSDKAIESAQKLARSTNSNAQFICSDVYDLPNHLDKQFDIVFTSYGTIGWLPDLDKWAKVITHFLKPNGTFIFVEFHPVVWMFDDNFETVGYRYFNSGAIVETESGTYADRNADINQSYVMWNHGLSEVMNSLIKNGLEINSLDEFDYSPYNCFNGTVEFEPKKYRISHLEDKIPMVYSVVATKKND from the coding sequence ATGAACCCAGAGAATAACTATATAGAAATTAACAAAAACTCATGGAATAACAGAACCGAATCCCATTTAAAATCTGAATTTTATGATGTGGATGGATTTTTGAAAGGAAAAAACTCTTTAAATGATATTGAACTGAATCTATTAGGAGATTTAAAAGGAAAATCGGTTTTACATTTACAATGCCATTTTGGGCAGGATACCATTTCACTAAGCAGGCTTGGAGCTGAAGTTACAGGGATTGATTTATCTGATAAAGCTATTGAAAGTGCCCAAAAATTGGCGCGTAGCACCAATTCAAATGCCCAATTTATCTGCAGTGACGTTTATGATCTTCCTAATCATCTGGATAAACAGTTTGATATTGTTTTTACAAGCTATGGAACCATTGGCTGGTTACCGGATTTAGACAAATGGGCAAAAGTCATTACCCACTTTTTAAAACCTAACGGTACATTCATATTTGTTGAATTCCATCCTGTAGTTTGGATGTTTGATGACAATTTTGAAACTGTAGGATACAGATATTTTAATTCGGGAGCCATCGTAGAAACTGAAAGCGGAACTTATGCAGACAGAAACGCCGATATCAACCAATCTTATGTGATGTGGAACCATGGATTAAGCGAAGTAATGAACAGTCTTATCAAAAACGGGCTAGAAATCAACAGCCTTGATGAATTTGATTACTCTCCTTACAATTGTTTCAACGGAACCGTTGAGTTTGAACCTAAAAAGTATAGAATCTCCCATTTGGAAGACAAAATTCCTATGGTTTATTCTGTGGTGGCTACGAAGAAGAATGATTAA
- a CDS encoding L-threonylcarbamoyladenylate synthase — MAKILKIYPDNPQENLVNEVIKTLNNGGLIIYPSDTIYALGCNIFDIKAMEKLAQLKKLKLEKSKFSIICNDLSHLSDFTRPIDTSVFRFLKSHLPGPFTFILEANKSLPLAYKGHKTIGIRVPDHPIPQLIVEKLGHPIASTSIRDDDEIIEYSTDPELIAEKYDHLVDIVIDSGYGDNVASTIVDLTSGEPEVIRQGKGII; from the coding sequence ATGGCAAAGATATTAAAAATTTATCCCGACAACCCACAGGAAAATCTTGTGAATGAAGTCATTAAAACATTAAATAATGGCGGATTGATTATCTATCCATCCGATACAATTTATGCCCTTGGCTGTAATATTTTTGATATAAAAGCCATGGAAAAGCTTGCTCAACTGAAAAAATTAAAGCTGGAAAAGTCAAAATTCTCAATAATTTGTAATGATCTGAGTCATCTTTCCGACTTTACACGACCTATTGACACTTCAGTTTTCAGATTCCTGAAAAGCCATCTTCCGGGACCGTTTACATTTATTCTTGAAGCGAACAAAAGCTTACCTTTAGCTTATAAAGGACATAAAACAATTGGTATCCGTGTACCGGATCATCCGATTCCTCAGCTCATTGTTGAAAAACTCGGACATCCTATCGCCTCAACTTCCATCAGAGATGATGATGAAATCATCGAGTATTCTACAGATCCTGAGCTAATTGCTGAAAAGTATGATCATTTAGTAGACATCGTTATTGATTCCGGATATGGAGATAACGTAGCATCAACCATTGTAGATCTTACTTCCGGAGAACCTGAAGTGATCCGTCAGGGAAAAGGAATTATTTAA
- a CDS encoding CPBP family intramembrane glutamic endopeptidase — translation MIDFMGLNGKYSLGILLTFVLLGIVMLYVFPIISMITGAKTVTGNTFSISRIALWTVLLIMFLYSLFIEKGSFLLKAEKKYSIAFNIKAVIVLYLVCVFGGTVLNGIIQFAIHKEDSSKILQFTTLFKNDYFLIIFTCFTAGAVEELLMRGYIQPRIEKIYNSPLAGVLVSAALFGILHSTYGTIGQVVVPFFIGVVFAMFYKIYSNIKILIVCHFMIDFVTLMAMNFIDFKHLSVF, via the coding sequence TTGATCGATTTTATGGGGCTTAATGGAAAATATTCTTTAGGAATTCTACTGACATTTGTGCTTCTAGGCATAGTGATGCTTTATGTTTTCCCTATTATCAGTATGATTACAGGTGCAAAGACTGTTACGGGAAATACTTTCTCAATCAGCAGAATTGCCCTATGGACTGTCTTACTCATCATGTTTCTCTACAGTCTTTTTATTGAAAAGGGTTCTTTTTTACTTAAAGCAGAAAAGAAGTATTCTATTGCATTCAACATAAAGGCTGTAATCGTTTTATACCTTGTCTGTGTCTTTGGAGGTACTGTTTTGAATGGAATAATTCAGTTTGCAATTCATAAAGAAGATAGCAGCAAAATTTTGCAATTCACCACCCTTTTTAAAAATGATTATTTTTTAATTATTTTTACATGTTTTACAGCCGGCGCTGTAGAAGAGCTTCTGATGCGGGGCTATATACAACCCAGGATTGAGAAAATATACAACAGTCCATTGGCTGGGGTTTTAGTCTCTGCCGCCTTATTTGGAATTCTGCACAGCACTTACGGAACCATTGGTCAGGTCGTAGTACCTTTCTTTATTGGAGTCGTTTTTGCTATGTTTTATAAAATATACTCAAATATTAAAATTCTTATTGTCTGTCATTTTATGATTGACTTTGTCACGCTGATGGCAATGAATTTTATTGATTTTAAACATTTATCTGTATTTTAA
- the yaaA gene encoding peroxide stress protein YaaA, with product MKIVTSPAKLMNVENSTDLLKSTTPKFIENAAFIQTYLKEKSPKYLSELMEISPKLADENWERNQKWKSKPTAKESAPAMFAFTGEVYRGLDAKTLDKTAVDYLQKNYRILSGLYGLLKPSDKVMLYRLEMGRHFEFDQYKNLYEFWREKITEQLNTEMKKGEILLHLASNEYGKVIDRKKLNHKVIDFDFYELKEGKLKTIVVYTKHARGLVVRFCAETNAQTLEDVKAFNYEGYRIDEEKSTDTKLVFTR from the coding sequence ATGAAAATTGTAACATCACCTGCCAAATTAATGAATGTAGAAAACTCAACGGACCTGTTGAAATCCACGACTCCTAAATTCATTGAAAACGCAGCTTTTATACAAACTTATTTAAAAGAAAAATCACCAAAGTATCTTTCCGAACTTATGGAAATATCGCCAAAGCTGGCTGATGAAAACTGGGAAAGAAATCAAAAATGGAAATCAAAACCTACAGCTAAAGAATCTGCACCTGCTATGTTTGCCTTTACAGGGGAAGTATACAGAGGATTAGATGCCAAAACACTTGACAAAACGGCTGTAGATTATCTTCAAAAAAACTACAGAATACTTTCCGGATTATATGGCCTTCTTAAACCATCTGATAAAGTGATGCTTTACAGGCTGGAAATGGGTCGTCACTTTGAGTTCGATCAGTACAAAAACTTATATGAATTCTGGAGAGAAAAGATTACTGAACAGCTGAACACTGAAATGAAAAAAGGAGAAATCCTGCTTCATCTGGCCAGCAATGAATATGGAAAGGTTATCGACAGAAAAAAATTAAATCATAAGGTGATTGATTTTGATTTTTATGAATTGAAAGAAGGTAAACTGAAAACGATTGTAGTCTATACCAAGCATGCAAGAGGTCTCGTGGTAAGGTTCTGTGCAGAAACCAATGCTCAGACCTTGGAGGATGTAAAGGCTTTCAACTACGAAGGATACAGAATTGATGAAGAAAAATCTACCGATACAAAACTGGTTTTCACAAGATAA
- the prmC gene encoding peptide chain release factor N(5)-glutamine methyltransferase codes for MTISALKKYFKAELSDLYTESESTFLASIFIQKIVGFDSFEQRRFSEQELLIEDEQKLCSLISELKTGRPYQQILGETEFYGMSFFVDEHVLIPRPETEELLEIAIREIQNLENKNSGLKILDIGTGSGVIPLVLKKHFPEAEVSSIDFSEKALETAKRNAIYHHLDVQFIHADYLNTQLTEEFDVIISNPPYIGIEEETEIEDSVKGFEPTMALFSPTSDALIFYKKIAEDSREHLKNNGLIFLEINQKLGPETLELYQNFTNAHLLKDLSENDRFIYGRK; via the coding sequence ATGACAATATCAGCATTAAAAAAATACTTCAAAGCAGAACTTTCCGACCTTTATACTGAGTCGGAAAGTACTTTTTTAGCTTCAATATTTATTCAGAAAATAGTAGGCTTTGACTCGTTTGAGCAGAGAAGATTTTCAGAACAGGAACTTCTGATAGAGGATGAACAAAAGTTGTGTTCTCTGATTTCTGAATTAAAAACCGGAAGACCTTACCAACAGATTCTTGGGGAAACAGAGTTTTATGGAATGTCATTTTTTGTAGATGAACATGTCTTAATTCCGCGTCCTGAAACAGAAGAACTTTTGGAAATAGCAATCCGTGAGATTCAAAATTTAGAAAATAAAAATTCGGGATTAAAGATTCTTGATATTGGTACGGGAAGCGGTGTGATTCCTTTGGTTTTGAAAAAACATTTTCCGGAAGCAGAAGTCTCTTCTATAGATTTCTCTGAAAAGGCTCTGGAAACGGCAAAACGTAATGCAATTTATCATCATCTTGATGTTCAGTTTATTCATGCTGATTATCTGAATACGCAGCTAACCGAAGAATTTGATGTTATTATTTCTAATCCACCCTATATAGGTATTGAGGAAGAAACAGAGATTGAAGATTCTGTAAAGGGATTTGAACCTACCATGGCACTATTCTCTCCTACTTCTGATGCTTTGATCTTTTACAAAAAAATTGCAGAGGATTCCAGAGAACACCTGAAAAACAATGGCCTTATATTTTTAGAAATCAATCAAAAGTTAGGTCCTGAAACTTTAGAATTGTATCAAAATTTCACCAACGCACATTTATTGAAAGACTTATCTGAAAATGACCGGTTTATTTATGGCAGAAAATAA
- a CDS encoding DUF4180 domain-containing protein translates to MVIKPHNAGNIKIAEVSSDQIIIQSAEDGLDLMGNIYYQGFDKVIVYEKNITPDFFDLKTKIAGEILQKFSNYRIGLTIVGDFSKYESKSMKDFILESNKTGHVNFVETLDKALANFSN, encoded by the coding sequence ATGGTCATTAAACCACACAATGCTGGAAATATAAAAATTGCTGAAGTTTCTTCGGATCAAATCATCATTCAATCTGCAGAAGACGGACTGGATCTGATGGGAAATATCTATTATCAGGGGTTCGATAAAGTAATTGTTTATGAAAAAAATATTACTCCTGATTTCTTTGATCTGAAAACCAAAATTGCAGGAGAAATTCTGCAAAAATTCTCTAATTACCGTATCGGATTGACGATTGTTGGAGATTTCAGCAAGTATGAAAGCAAAAGCATGAAGGATTTCATCTTGGAAAGTAATAAAACCGGACATGTTAATTTTGTAGAAACGTTGGATAAAGCTTTGGCTAATTTTTCAAACTAG